In the Sandaracinus amylolyticus genome, GCCGAAGCCGATCGAGTTCACGTTCGGCAGGTCGCCGCCGACGCCGGGATTCGCGTAGCCCGGCTCCCACGCGCCCGCAGTGGGGTCCGCCGGGAACTCGGGCTCGCGCGTCGCGCACGCCGGTCCGCCGTCGACCGGAGGCGGGCCCGCGTCACCACGGCCGCCGTCGACGTCCGGCACGTGCGCGTCGGGCGTCGACGCATCGCCGGCACCGCCGTCACGGTCCGAGAGCACGGGGTCGCTGCCGCACGCACACAGCGCGAGCGCGATCGACACGGAAACGAAGCGTCGAGTGAACGTCATCGGTGCGGGCTCCTCGGGGTCGTGATGGAGTGACGCGCACCGCTCGAGACCGGCTCAGAATTGTGAAGGCGTGATGGCGACCCGGAGCGCCGCCGCGAAGAAGGGCCCTCCGACGATCACCGGAGGCTCTTCGGTCACCTCTCCATCGGGCGCGAACGCGATGACGCCAAGCCCGAGCGGGACCGAGATCACCACCGGACCGAGGCGGAGCGAAGGCGCGACCTCGAGCTGCGCCTCGGCCGCGATCGCGATGGTCGTGCCGCCCTCGACGTCCGGGGAGGCAGGCCGACCTTCGAGCACGAGCAGGTCGCCCGACACCCACACGCCGAGATCGGCGAAGAGCGGCCCGAGGCTCGGCGTGCGCCACGCCGCGCCGATGCCGAGGATGCCCGCGTACACGTCGATGTCACCGCGCGTGCGCGAGGTGCGCGCGAACTCGGTCGCGATGCGCAGCCCGGCGACGATCGAGTCGTCGATCACGATCGCGCCGCGCAGCCCGGCGCTCGCGGTCGCGAGGTGCTCGCCGTCGAGGCGAAGGCGGGTGCCGCCCTCGAGCGAGATCTCGGCATCGATGCGCGGCGGAGGCGGCGGCGTCGGTGGCTCGACCGCCGGCGGCGCGACGACCACGGGCGCGGGCGGCGGCGGCTCGACCACGGGCTCCTGCGGCGGGGCCGCGGTCTGCGCTTCTTCGATCGCACCGCGCGCGATGCGCTCTGCTTCTTCGGCGCCCGGCGCGCCCTCGACCACCGCATCGCCGTCGATCAGCAGCTCGAGCCACGACGTCAGGAAGAGCTGCGCGATCGCCAGCGCGAGCACGCGCTCGCGATCGGCGCTCGGCCACACGATCGTCCGCGCGACGCTCTTGTCGGTGATCGGATCGGTGATCTCGATCCGCACGCGATCGCCGGTGCATCCGAGCAGCACCACCGGCGTCGACACCTCGCGCCACGCGAGGGTCACGTCGGCGAGCTCGACCTCGAGCAGGCGCTGCACCTCCGCGAGATCGACCTCGCTGCAGGAAGGCGCAGCGATCGTCAGATCGGCACGCGCGCGCGCCGGCCCGATCGTCCACGCGGCGAGCACGAGCGCCGCGCCCACGACGGGACTGCAACGCCACGCCTCACGAGGTCCGATCACTCGGCCAAGTGACGCACACGTTCTGCGTAGAGGCCAGAGGGGTGCAGCTCGAGATAACGCTGCGCCGCCACGCGCGCCCGCTCGCGACGGCCCGCGGCCGACCACGAGACCGCCGCCTCGGCGAGCGCATCCTCGGCGAGCGCACCGTGCGGCGCGCGCGCGAACGCCGCCTCGAACGCCTCCGCCGCGGCCGCATCGCGCGCCCGCGCGCGCTCCACACGACCGAGCGTGAAGAACGCGGTCGCGACCCGCGGATCGCGCGGCTCCGCCGTCGTCGCCGCCCGCAGCGCGCGCGCCGCGTCGTCGAGACGTCCGGCGCGCCGCGCCTCGTCGGCCTGCGCGAGCAGCGCCTCGATGCTCTCGCGGCGCGCCGGGCGCGGCGCACGCTCGATCGACGACGTCTCGGGCTCGGGCTCGATCGCCTCGATCACCGGCTCGGGCGCGACCTCCGGCTCCACGACGGGCTCGTCGGCGCGCATCCGCACCCGCAGCGCCTCGCCGGCGCCGAGCATGCTCGCGTCGTCGCCCCGCGCGACCTCGACGCGCCCTTCCTCGACCTCGACCTCCACGTCGAGCTCGCCGCGCCGCACGACGAACTGCGTGCCGCGCACCCGCACCTCGACGTCCTCGAGCACCACGACGAACGAGCGCTCGGGGCGATGGCTCACGACGTAGCGCGCCTCGCCCGCGAGCTGCGCGATGCGCACCGCGCCCTCCGACTCCGACTCCACGCGCACGTCCGCCGACGACGCGAGGAACACCTCGGATCCATCGCGCAGCGACAAGCGCGCCGGGCGCGACGTGCCCGCCTCGCCCTCGACCGCGACCGTCGCGATCGCATCCCCGCGCGAAGGCTGGGC is a window encoding:
- a CDS encoding FecR domain-containing protein, whose translation is MSVDLEQARRAEPDWDELRERRVLTRVLAARGEGAARRRRARVGIAFGAGVAVAAALALVWLRPAAQPSRGDAIATVAVEGEAGTSRPARLSLRDGSEVFLASSADVRVESESEGAVRIAQLAGEARYVVSHRPERSFVVVLEDVEVRVRGTQFVVRRGELDVEVEVEEGRVEVARGDDASMLGAGEALRVRMRADEPVVEPEVAPEPVIEAIEPEPETSSIERAPRPARRESIEALLAQADEARRAGRLDDAARALRAATTAEPRDPRVATAFFTLGRVERARARDAAAAEAFEAAFARAPHGALAEDALAEAAVSWSAAGRRERARVAAQRYLELHPSGLYAERVRHLAE